TAGGCGACGGTCGTGCCTTCGCCGTCGATGCCGTGCTCGGCGTAGAGCGCTTCGAGTTCCTCGGGCGTCTTGAACGTGCCGTCGTCGTTCGTGACTGCGGCCCAGGAGATGTTCTTCGCGCCGGGGATGTGGCCGCCGCGCTGGGCGGTCTCCTGCAGGCCCGGGGGCGCGAGGATCTCGCCGGAGTACTCTTCGGGCGAGCGAACGTCGACCAGCGGCAGGCCGCGGTCGATCGCGTTTTCGACGTCCTCTCGGTAGGCACGAATACTCTCGCGCGGGCCGGAGGCCTCGTAGTCGACGGCCGAGAAGTTCGGCTCCTCGTCGGTCGTCGGGTAGTCGTTCTCGATCCAGTACTCACGGCCGCCGTCGAGCAGCTTCACGTCGTCGTGACCGTAGTACTTGAACTGCCAGTAGGTGTAGGCCGCGAACCAGTTGGAGTTGTCACCGTACAGGACCACGGTCGAATCCTCGCTGATCCCGTGGGACCCGAGCAGGTCCTCGAAGTCCGCCTTGGTCAGGATGTCTCGTGTGGTCTGATCCTGGAGCTGTGTCTCCCAGTTGAAGCCGATCGCACCGGGCGCGTGGGCCTCGTCGTAGGCCTCGGTGTCGACGTCGACCTCCACCAGTCGGTAGTCAGAATCGTCACTCTGGAACGCGTCGAGGTTGTCCTCGACCCAATCCGCCGAAACGAGAACGTCTTTTGCGTAGTCGCTCATTGCATCCCTCACTACACACACCACCCATAAAGGCCCTCCACTCCGGGCATGTTCCGCCACTCATTCGCCGTGGCGGCAGATATTGCCGCTTTCTCGTCAGCACCCGCCGTTCCGCCCGAGTACGCGTCGCTGCCACCGCTTTCGCGCGGGTGTGTCGCCCACGAGAGGCGGCAATAAAATCCTAAATCTGTGAGAAGTGACGGGTACAGATGGGATACCACACGTTCAAGCGCCGGGGTCGGCAACCAGCGAGTAATGACTGGGTTCGTTACACAGGAGTGGCTCGCCGACCGCCTCGGCAAGGTCGTCGTGGTCGACGTCCGGGACGGCTGGGAGTACGACGGCATCGGCCACCTCCCGACCGCGGTGTCGATCCCCTTCGACGAGTTCCGGGCCGACGAGCACGCAGCGCGCGCGGACGGACAGGGCCAAGGAATGCTCCCGGGCGAGGAGACGTGGGAGTCCCTCCTCGGCGAAGCCGGCATCGCCCCCGAGGACGACATCGTCGCCTACGACGACACCCACGGCGTCTTCGCCGCTCGGTTTCTCGTCACCGCCGAATTATACGGCCACGATCCCGAGAAACTGCACCTGCTCGACGGCGACTTCAGTGCCTGGCAGCGCGAACGCGAGGTCTCCCGAGACGCGCCCGTCGTCGAGTCGACGACCTACGACGTTTCCCCGCCCACGGAGACCCCGCTGGTCGACATGGAGACGGTCGCCGCGGCCGTCGACGGCGACGCCGTCCTCGTCGACACCCGGGATGATCGGGAGTTCGAGGCGGGCCACATCCCCGGCGCGGTCCAGTTCGACTGGCGCGAGGTCGTCGAGGAGGACTCGCGGGGCCTGAAACCCCTCGACGAGATCGAGACCATGCTGGCCGACCGCGGGATCACCCCCGACAAACGGCTCGTCCTCTACTGTAACACCGCCCGGCGGATCAGTCACACTTACGTCGTCCTCCGGCATCTCGGCTACGAACGCCTCGAATTCTACGAGGGGAGCCTCTCCGAGTGGGAGGCCGCGGGCCGCCCGCTCGAAACCGTCTGATCGACACTCCCGCTAATCGGCTCTCGGGTGGGGCTTGCGTTCGTCGGCGAGTAACTCACCGACTTCGGCGAGCAGGCCGACCAGCACGGGTCCGGCGATGACGCCGACGACGCCGACCGAGAGGACGCCGCCGACGAATCCGATGAAGTAGAGGCTGCCGGGCATCTTCGCGGTGAGCGACGCCAGCTGTGGCCGAATGAGCGCGTCGGGCAAGAAGCCGACGAAGAACAGCCCGAGCCCGCCGACCAGTATCGCCTGCGTGGTGTTCTCGTTGATGAAGACCTCGAAGCCACCGATCCCCAGCACGAGCACGCTCGGGCCGATGACCGGGATGAACTGGAGGATTCCGCTGACGACCGCGAACGAGAACGCAGTGTCGTATCCCAGCAGCCAGAAGAAAAGATATGCGATCAGGAAGGTGCCGAACGCCGTCGCCGCCTGCAGCACGTAGATCGCATAGAGCGTCGACCGCAGGCGCTCGTGCAGCGACATCACGATGTCGTAGTACTCCCGGGGTACTGGCCGGAGCAACGCACTGCTGACGTCGCCCGGGCGCAACAATAGCGCGTAGACCAGCAGGACGAACAAAAAGAGCTTGAATCCCAGGGCAGGTGCCGCCCGGGCGGTCGACAGCGCCAGTGATTCGGCGAGGCCGCTCACCTGGGTAGTCACGTCGGCCAACTCGACGACGTAACGCATCCCGCCGAGTTCGACGACAGTCTGGTCTGGCAACTCCCCCAGGAGAGCAACCAGATCGCCCCGTCTGAGATACAGCACGATCCCCAGTGGCAGGATCACCAGGATGACGATGATGAATGCCAGCGCCGTACTCACTCCGGCGGCGAGCCGCGGCCCGAGCCCGCGGCCGACCAACCACCGCCGCACCGGCAACAGCACGTACGCGACCGTGATCGCGAAGAAGATCGTCCCGAACACCTCCCGCAAGATGAACACCGACAGCACCCCGAGCGTGACGAGCAGCCCCGCCAACACAGTGACGCGTCGAACCATTGTCACCCTATTCGACGGACGCTGTCAAAATCGTTTTCACTGCCTTCGCCCGCGTCGCTCCCGCCCATCTCATCCATGTCCGGGATAGTCCCGTTCGAACCGATCGGCGATCTCGTCGGTATCGATCTCGATCAACACCGGCCGCCCGTGCGGGCAGGCATAGGGATTGTCACAGTCGGCAAGCGCCTCCAGCAACGACAGGATCGACCCGTCCGTCAGCGACGTGTTCGCCGTCACGGAGGGATAACAGGCCAGATCCGCCAGCAACTCGTCGGCGACGGCCTCGACGGTCTCGGCGGCCGCCCCCTCGTGAGAGACGAACGACGAGAGGACGTCCCGGACGAGTTCGGGTCCGCCGGACTCGGCCAGCAACGCCGGGACCGTCCGCACTTCGACCGTGCGCTCGTCGATCCGATCCGCCTGAAAGCCCAGCCGCGAAAGAGCGTCGGTGAACCGCTCGAACAGCGCCGACTCTCTGGCCGTGAGTTCGATCTCGACCGCTTCGGCGAGCACCTGCGTCGTCGTCTCGCCCAGGAACCGCTCCCGGAGTCGTTCGTAGTTGATCCGCTCGTCGGCGGCGTGCTGGTCGAGCAACACCAGCCCGTCGTCGGTCTCGGCCACGACGTACGTCTCCTGGAACTGCCCGAGCACGCGCATCGACGGCAACGACCCGAACTCCCGCACCGTGGGATCGTCCTCGCCGAAGTGTTGCTGGTCGGTCGCGGTCATCGACGGTGACTGCCGTGAGTCCCGATCACTCCCCGACGACCCCCGTCGACCGGAAACAGGGGGGTCATCTCCGACGCCCTCGCCTTCCTCGCTGGCCCCCGTCTCGCTCGCGGACGACCCAACCGATCTCGGCGACGCTGACGCGCTCGACGAGTCTGCCGTTGCCTCACCGCTGGACTGGGACCGAGTCGATTCGTGACCGGCCGCCGTCTCTCCATCACCGTGGGCTGCTGGCCCCTGTGTCTCTCTGGTCGCATCCGCGTTCGTGGTCTCGCCGGTCGAGGGTAGACCGTCGCTTCCACTCGAACTCTCCTCGCGCTCGCCGGGGTTAATCTCGGTCTGTTCGGGGGCTGACCGGCCCCGCGGCGCGGTCGATCGTAGCAATCCCTCTCGCTTCAGTGCGTCCGCGACGGCGACGGTGATCTGCTCGCGAACTCTCTCGTCGTCGGCGAAGCGAATGTCCATCTTTCTGGGGTGGACGTTGACGTCCACGTCGCTCGGATCGATCTCGACGAACAGCACGGCAAAGGGATACCGATCGCTCGCGAGCTGGGTCTCGTAGGCTTCCATGACGGCCTCGCGGACGGCGTCGGCGGTGACGTACCGCCCGTTGACGTACGTCGAGAGGTACTCTCGACTCGCGCGGTTGGTCTCGGGATGGCTGACCAGCCCGGACACCGACTCCAGGGGCCCTTCAGGTACTGCCTCATCGTCGAGTTCGATCATCGCCTGGGCCACCTCCCGGCCGTAGACATCCATGACCGTCTCCCGGAGACCGCCCTGGCCGGTCGTCGCGAACGTCTCCCGGCCGTCGTGTTCCAGTTCGAAGGCGATGTCGGGGTTCGCCAGCGCGTAGGCGGTCACGACGCTGTTGACGTGGGCGAACTCGGTGGCGTCCTGACTGAGGTACTTCCGACGGGCGGGCACGTTGTAGAACAGGTCCTCGACTTCGATCGTGGTGCCCTCGGGACAGCCCGCCGGCCGCACACGCTCGACGTCACCGCCTTCGACGAGGAGTTCCGTCCCCCGGTCGCCGCCCTGCGGTCGCGAGGTGATCGTCAGTCGCGAGACCGCGCCGATGGCGTGCAGCGCCTCCCCACGAAATCCGAGCGTCGCCAGTCCGCCCTCCAGATCGTCGATGTTTCGGATTTTGGAGGTCGTGTGCTTCTCGACTGCCCGGCGGAGGGACTGTTCGTCCATCCCGATCCCGTCGTCGCTGACCCGGATCGACTCCGTGCCGCCGCTCTCGACCGCGACGCGTACTCTGGAGGCGTCGGCGTCGAGGCTGTTCTCGACCAGCTCCTTGACGACCGAGGCCGGCCGCTCGACGACTTCGCCGGCCGCGATCCGTTCGACCGTCGTCGGATCGAGTTCCCGTATCTCCGGGGCCATTCGTTGCCTGGGATTGTGGGGGGACCGCCTTGAGTGTGTCCTCTACACGGTCGGGGCTACTGACTGGAGCTTCGCGAGAACGCCTCACGGTCCGGGGTCGCTCACCGTTTTTCGTCGTCGCTATCGCTCCTCCGTCGATGTGGTCGCGAGAAGAGCCTAGGCCGGGAGTTGAACCCGGGCTCTCGTCCTTACCAAGGACGCGCTTTACCGCTAAGCTACCCAGGCGCGCACCTGTTGGTAACCCCGAGTTGTCTTTAGGCGTTTCGATTCGCCCCCGTCGTGGCGGGCGATATCAGTGGTCTGCGGAGGTACGGACGCCCTCGTTGCCGGCCGAATCGACGCTCACGACAGCGGTCAGCTGTTCGTCGACGTCCTCGGGCAGGGTCGCTTCGGGCGTGCCGTTGCCGAGTTCGGCCGCGAGTTCGCGGAGCTGTGGGGTGGGCGTCGTTCCGGCAGCGGTCGTTCCGGCGACGGCTGCGAGCTCGAAGACGTCGCGTTCGAGGTTGGAATCGAGCGTCTTGTCGGTTTCGCGAGCCACAGTTTGATCGCGGCCGAACGCGCGGACGACCTCGACGGCGGCGCTGCTGGCTTCGGTTCGGGCCAGCAGGTAGAACCCGCGGGCGACGAGGATGTCGGCGACGAGAATGTCCAGATCAGCCTCGTCGGCGTCGCCCTCGGCCCAGGGGTTCTCGTGGGCGAGCCGTCGCGTCTGGGCCAGCCCCTCGTAGATCAACTGGACGCCGGCCGCTCGTTCGGCGATCGCGTCCTCGGCGCTGAGGTCGTCGAGGCTCCGGCCGGCATGTTCGAGGGTCGTCCTCGCACACGCGACGGTGAACACGCCCGGGGCCATCGAGCCTGCATCTACCAGTGCCGAGATCCGGTCTGTGACCTGCTGAGGGTCGACGTCGTCGACGGCGTCCAACGCGGCTGCTCGGACCGCCGCGGCTTCCTGCATCGTGCAAATCTAGCGGTGGGATAGGCAAAGACCTTTGGAAACCACAACCGTCCTTTCGGTGTGATCCGAACGCAGACGGCCGACGACATCTGCACGGTCACGCTCGACCGCCCGGCCTGCCGGAACGCGCTCACACCCGACGCACTCGAAGCCCTCCGAAACGCAGTCGAGACGACCGACGCGTCGGTCGTCTACCTCCACGGCGCGGGCGAGGCCTTCTGTGCCGGAGCCGACCTCGACGTCGTCGCCGACCTCGACGACGAGAGTGTCGAGGCGTTCGTCCGTGCTGGCCAGCGAGCCGCGACTGCACTCGCAGAGACCGATGTGGTCACGGTCGCCGGAATCGACGGCCCAGCCCGAGGCGGCGGGGTCGAACTGGCGCTGGGCTGTGACCTTCGTGTCGCCACTCCGGCGGCGACGTTCGCCGAGTCGGGCGTCTCGCTGGGGCTGTTCGGTGCGTGGGGTGGGACGGCTAGGCTCCCACGGATCGTCGGGCTGGGTGAGGCGATGGATCTCGCACTCACGGGCAGGGTGATCGACGCCGACGCGGCGCTCCGGATGGGACTGGTCTCGCGCGTCGTCGAGGAGCCAAGAGAGATCGCCGAGACGATCGCTGCCCACGACCCTCGGGCACTCCAGACGATCAAGACCCGACTTCGAGACACGGCGTCTCGGGCAGATCAGGAAGATCGAGAGGTCGAGGCGTTCGCCAGCCTGCTCAAAACAGCGTCATTCGACGACTAGACGTGAGCCGTCCGGACCGAAACCGTTGTGTCGGCTGACCGACTACGAGGGGGCACATGCCGGACTGTGAGTACTGTTCGGCGTCGTTCGACGACGAGGATTCCTACTACGCTCACCTCGGCGACGAACACGCCGCCGAACTGGGGCCGATCGACCAGCGCCGCGTCGACCAACACACCGGAGGAAGCGGCGACGAGGGAATCCCGGCCGGGCCGGTCGTCCTCGTGGGCGTTATCGGGTTCGCACTCGCGGTCGTCGTTTACGTTGTGTTCTTCTTCGGTGGGGGATCGGCTGCCTCCGAGGCGGGGCCGCCGGCGACCATCAACGGAATCAACGTATCGAAAACGCCGGTGAACGTCGGCGAATCGGACTTCCACGGGGCGATCAACGTCACGATCGACGGCGAGCGGCTCGACTTTAGCCGGGAACGCTTCCAGTTACAAGACTCGGCGTTCCACTTCGAGAACGGCAACGGCGCTGTCTGGCACGGGCACGCGGACGCTTTGACGCTTCGGTACGCGATGGCGACGCTCGGACTCAACGTTACCGATTCGACCGTCACGTACGACGGCACGACCTACCGGGACAGCGATCCCGACACGACGGTCCGCGTTCGGATCGACGGCGAAGACGCCGACCCGTCGAACGCGACGCTCGATGGCGTTCGTAGCGTCTCCAATGCCGACGCTGGTGACTTTATCCACATCGTCGTGACGACGAACGAGTCTACCTAGTAGGGCTCCTCGGGCCCTGGCGGGACGCGCCGTTTGTGCGTGCTCCCCTCATATAGCGCTCGAACGCGTTCGACGACGTTCGCTTCGACGCCAATCTCACGAGCGGTCGCGCTCGCCGGGACGCCACCCTCGACGTGCAGCGCGAGAATCGAATCGAGCGTATCGTACTCGATCCCCAGCTCTTCCTCGTCGGTCTGGCCGACCCACATCCCGGCAGTGGGTGTCCGTGAGGCGACCGACTCGGGGACCCCCACCGCGCGTGCGAGCTGGCGGACCTGTTGTTTGTAGAGATTCGCGATCGGATGGCAGTCGACCGCCCCGTCGCCGTACTTCGTGAAGTAGCCGATCAGCGCTTCCGTGCGGTTGCCAGTTCCCAGGACGAGTGCGTCCTCGGTGTTGGCGACGAGATAGTTGAGGACCGCGCGAGTGCGTACGCGGAGGTTCCCGGCAGCCATCCGATTGTCCTGTGCTTCGGGATAGGCGTCGAGGAAGGCCTCGACGATCGGTTCGATCTCGATCACGTCGTATGGCACTTCGAACCTCTGGGCGACCCGCTCGGCGTCGCTCATCGTCTTCTCGTCGTTCATCGTGCTTGGCATTATCAGCCCGTGAACGTTCTCGGGCCCCAGCGCCTCGGCAGCGAGCCCGGTGACGAGCCCGCTGTCGACGCCGCCGGAGATTCCCAGGACCGTCTGGTCCACACCTGCGGCTGCGGTCTGCGTTTGGATGAACTCGACGAGGTGGGTGCGCCGCTGTTCGACCTCTGCGTCGCTCAGCGTGAGATCGAGTGGATCGCCTGCGGTCGCGATCGTCTCGGAATCGGACATGTTATCGGCTGTTCGGCCTGGAGTGACTAATAGTCACGCGATACTAGGTATCGGTGGACGTCCGTTCGCGAGTGCGCGACCGATATCGGATTGCCAATCGTCACTGGATCTCGATCTGGAGTTCGTACTCGTTTGTCGCCCCGTTGTATCCGTATGGGTTGATGTAGTACGTGCCGGGCTGGGACGCAATCAGGTCGGCGCTCTCGTCGTCGGTCGTCGAATAGCCACCGGTCAATTCCATTTGATCGGGGCCGTGGATATCCAGATCGAGGTCGCCCTGGCTGCTGTGGTCGAATCCGATCGTCGCGGTAAGTTCTTCTCCCTGTTCGAGGTCGACTGCGAAGTAGTGGTCCTCGCCGTTTTCGATCCGGTAGGGTCCGTGCGTTCCCGCGGACACGGACGGTGCGTCGGAGAACGACCCACCCGGGATCTCGGGCGACCCACCCGGGCTCTCGGGCGACCCACTGGAGTCCTCACGCAGGAAGAAGTACCAGCCACCTGCACCTGCCGCAGCGAGCACGCCACCGCCGGCCAGCAGCTCGCGCCGACCGATTCCGTCGTCGTCTCGGGGCGGCTGCCCTCCCTGGTACTGCCCCTGCGGTGGTTGTCCTTGCGGCGGTTGCCCCTGTTGATACTGACCCTGCGGTGGCTGGCCCTGCTGGTACTGACCCTGGCCTTGCTGGTACTGACCCTGGTCTTGCTGATATTGCCCCTGCGGCGGTTGCCCCTGCTGGCCCTGCGGCGATTGCCCCTGTCCCTGTTGCGGTGGGTTCTGAGACTGGTGGTCCTGCTGGGGTGACGGCTGCTCTTCCCCTGCGTTCGTGAGTGATCCGTTGCAGTTCCAGCACTCGGTCGCCTCCGGCCCAACGTCTGCCCCACAATGTGGACACTGTGTCATATGTCATCCATCAATAATCGATACTATAAAAGTATTCATTAGGATGGCACGTCCCCTACTCGGTCGCAATCCGGGGACTTATGTCGCTTTGGGTTCTCAACTCGCAGTGAACGCCAGTGTCTTGCAAGTGACGCAAGGCGCGGGGCGCGAGCGACCGAAGCGAGTGCAGTGCGCCGGTGGTGAGCGATTCCGTCGGAATCGCGATCCTCGGCGCGAACGAAGTGAGCGCCGGTGGTCCAGTGGTAGGACATTAGCTTCCCAAGCTAATAGCCCGGGTTCAATTCCCGGCCGGCGCATAGCGAGGTCGAACGAAGTGAGACCTCGGACAGTGAGCGGGGAACGCAGTGACCCGCGAGCATTTCTGGATTCGAACAACTCGTGAGCGGCAAATGCAACTTTGCGGGAATTGAATTACGGCAGACCGACCGTAGTGAGGTCTGGCATCGGGTTCAATTTCCGAGTGACACGGTCACTCGGTGTTCGCGATCGCACCGGTGATCGCTCACTCCCGGCCGGCGCACTACCACTTTTTACTTCGTCGGGTTTCCTCGGCTGCCTTTGGCAGCCTGCGGGAACCTCTCTCTGCTCACGGCGGCTTCGCCGCCGTCCGCATGGTCAGCGGGACCGACGGTCCCGCTCGACTTGCAAAAACGTGGGGAAAAACACCCTTCTCGCTCAGCCTTCGGCTTCGCGAGAAGTGAAACGGCTCCCTTCGGTCGCCGTATGCTGCAATCCTTCCGCAACCGCACAGCACCGCAACCGCCACACACCTCCCCAACCGATTCTCTCAGTCGCTTCGCTCCTTCAGTCATCCCTCACACAGAATCGTCGCGCACAAGGCGCGACCGCGTGCGCATCCTGCGCGCGCTGGACGAACGGCCGCGCAACCCCAACAGCTGGCCGAGAACCTCGACCTCAACTACGATACCGTCCGCCACCACCTCGACGTCCTCTCGGTGTGGTTCAGCAATAGCGTTTCCAACTCTGCCTGGCAGGCGATGTCGGTGTTCCACGTCCTCGAATCCCCGCCATCGCGTTCCTGCTCTGGGCGACGCTCGACTGACTGACGCACTCTCTTTCTGGCTGTTCTCCCGATTCGCCCGCCACGGCTCGATCTGCCCATTCGATATCGTCGTAATTGATTTACGACCGCTCCTCGGCCGAATGGCTGTCTGAACCCTGGAGAGCGGTGCCTCGCGCTTCTCTCGCGCTCTCGATCCTGCTGACTGTTTCTATCGCGTGCCACCGAGTCGGCTGCGTCCTGATCCAGCGCTTCCGCCCTGATCTTGCTGGTATCGGATGGGTACTCGACCCCCGTGACTCGCGTCTTCCCGTTCACTCGATGATCGGCATTCGAGGGGGCTCCACTGCCCGCCTCGATTTGCTTCGGGCCCGTGGCGAACGACGTCCGCTCTCTGACGGCGCTGCAGACCTGCTCTGTCTTGATCTGTGAACTCACGCTTTCCGACGATATATCTATCTCTGCTATATCGAATCTCACGATGTCGGTCTGCGGACAGACGATTTATCCCGGCGGGTGGCTAGTAGAGAGGTAGCGAATGACTAGCGGATCGTTGCGCGTGCTCGTGGCTTCGCCGTCGGCGTCGGACGCCGAGACGACGGCACGCGCCCTCGAAACGGCGGCGGGATCGATCGACCGGACAGTGACGGCAGTACCGACCGACGACCCCGGCGCTGTGTCGGAGTCGTTCGACTGTCTGGTCTGGGACGCGGCCGAGCAGCCGGGCGAACGGATCGACGCGTTCGAGGGTGTTCCACTCGTCTGGTACGTCGGCGCCACAGGGCTCGCGAGCGAACACGTCGAGTCGGCCGTGGTTGACGACGTCGTTCAGCGTGCGGATGAGTCGAGCCCCCTCGTGCTTCTCCATCGGATTCGAGCGCTCGTTCGCACGTCGTCAGCGGGCCGCGCGCAGGTCGCTAGCGTCATCGATCACGTCGACGAGGCTGTCTTCGCGCTCGACAACGACTGGGCGTTCACCTACGTCAATAAGAAGGCCGCCCAACTGCTCGAACGCGAGCGGCGCGACCTTCTCGGCGACTCAGTCTGGGAGATTTTCCAGGCCGCCGTCGGCTCGACGTTCTACGACGAGTACCACCGGGCCAATCGAACTGGGGAGCCGACGACCTTCGAAGAGTATCACGCGCCGCTCGACCGACACTTCCAGGTCGCGGCCTATCCGAGCGACGGCGGACTCGTCGTTCACTTTCGGGACGTCACCGACTGGAAGCGCCAGGAGCAGGCGCTCTCGGGCGTCCTGGAGACGACACGAGCGCTCATGCAGGCGCGTACACGCGAGGAAGTTGCGAAACTGCTCGCTCGCGCGGCCGAGAACACGCTCGGGTTCGAGTACAACGTCGTCCGCCTGTACGACGCCGAGAGTGAGACGCTCGTCCCGGAAGGGATCACCGACGCAGCCGAGGCAGCCATGGCAGACCGCCCCGTCTACGGGATCGACGAGGGCGTTCCAGGTGAAGTGTTTCGAACCGGGGAAGTCAGGCGCTACGCCGACGTCACTGACGTCGACACCGCCTCGGACGTGCTAGCCTCGGCGATGTACTTCCCGATCGGCGTCCACGGGACGATCTCG
The Halapricum salinum genome window above contains:
- a CDS encoding enoyl-CoA hydratase/isomerase family protein, whose protein sequence is MIRTQTADDICTVTLDRPACRNALTPDALEALRNAVETTDASVVYLHGAGEAFCAGADLDVVADLDDESVEAFVRAGQRAATALAETDVVTVAGIDGPARGGGVELALGCDLRVATPAATFAESGVSLGLFGAWGGTARLPRIVGLGEAMDLALTGRVIDADAALRMGLVSRVVEEPREIAETIAAHDPRALQTIKTRLRDTASRADQEDREVEAFASLLKTASFDD
- a CDS encoding AI-2E family transporter — its product is MVRRVTVLAGLLVTLGVLSVFILREVFGTIFFAITVAYVLLPVRRWLVGRGLGPRLAAGVSTALAFIIVILVILPLGIVLYLRRGDLVALLGELPDQTVVELGGMRYVVELADVTTQVSGLAESLALSTARAAPALGFKLFLFVLLVYALLLRPGDVSSALLRPVPREYYDIVMSLHERLRSTLYAIYVLQAATAFGTFLIAYLFFWLLGYDTAFSFAVVSGILQFIPVIGPSVLVLGIGGFEVFINENTTQAILVGGLGLFFVGFLPDALIRPQLASLTAKMPGSLYFIGFVGGVLSVGVVGVIAGPVLVGLLAEVGELLADERKPHPRAD
- the mutL gene encoding DNA mismatch repair endonuclease MutL, giving the protein MAPEIRELDPTTVERIAAGEVVERPASVVKELVENSLDADASRVRVAVESGGTESIRVSDDGIGMDEQSLRRAVEKHTTSKIRNIDDLEGGLATLGFRGEALHAIGAVSRLTITSRPQGGDRGTELLVEGGDVERVRPAGCPEGTTIEVEDLFYNVPARRKYLSQDATEFAHVNSVVTAYALANPDIAFELEHDGRETFATTGQGGLRETVMDVYGREVAQAMIELDDEAVPEGPLESVSGLVSHPETNRASREYLSTYVNGRYVTADAVREAVMEAYETQLASDRYPFAVLFVEIDPSDVDVNVHPRKMDIRFADDERVREQITVAVADALKREGLLRSTAPRGRSAPEQTEINPGEREESSSGSDGLPSTGETTNADATRETQGPAAHGDGETAAGHESTRSQSSGEATADSSSASASPRSVGSSASETGASEEGEGVGDDPPVSGRRGSSGSDRDSRQSPSMTATDQQHFGEDDPTVREFGSLPSMRVLGQFQETYVVAETDDGLVLLDQHAADERINYERLRERFLGETTTQVLAEAVEIELTARESALFERFTDALSRLGFQADRIDERTVEVRTVPALLAESGGPELVRDVLSSFVSHEGAAAETVEAVADELLADLACYPSVTANTSLTDGSILSLLEALADCDNPYACPHGRPVLIEIDTDEIADRFERDYPGHG
- a CDS encoding DUF7114 family protein → MQEAAAVRAAALDAVDDVDPQQVTDRISALVDAGSMAPGVFTVACARTTLEHAGRSLDDLSAEDAIAERAAGVQLIYEGLAQTRRLAHENPWAEGDADEADLDILVADILVARGFYLLARTEASSAAVEVVRAFGRDQTVARETDKTLDSNLERDVFELAAVAGTTAAGTTPTPQLRELAAELGNGTPEATLPEDVDEQLTAVVSVDSAGNEGVRTSADH
- a CDS encoding sulfurtransferase → MTGFVTQEWLADRLGKVVVVDVRDGWEYDGIGHLPTAVSIPFDEFRADEHAARADGQGQGMLPGEETWESLLGEAGIAPEDDIVAYDDTHGVFAARFLVTAELYGHDPEKLHLLDGDFSAWQREREVSRDAPVVESTTYDVSPPTETPLVDMETVAAAVDGDAVLVDTRDDREFEAGHIPGAVQFDWREVVEEDSRGLKPLDEIETMLADRGITPDKRLVLYCNTARRISHTYVVLRHLGYERLEFYEGSLSEWEAAGRPLETV
- a CDS encoding NAD+ synthase; protein product: MSDSETIATAGDPLDLTLSDAEVEQRRTHLVEFIQTQTAAAGVDQTVLGISGGVDSGLVTGLAAEALGPENVHGLIMPSTMNDEKTMSDAERVAQRFEVPYDVIEIEPIVEAFLDAYPEAQDNRMAAGNLRVRTRAVLNYLVANTEDALVLGTGNRTEALIGYFTKYGDGAVDCHPIANLYKQQVRQLARAVGVPESVASRTPTAGMWVGQTDEEELGIEYDTLDSILALHVEGGVPASATAREIGVEANVVERVRALYEGSTHKRRVPPGPEEPY
- a CDS encoding sulfurtransferase; this translates as MSDYAKDVLVSADWVEDNLDAFQSDDSDYRLVEVDVDTEAYDEAHAPGAIGFNWETQLQDQTTRDILTKADFEDLLGSHGISEDSTVVLYGDNSNWFAAYTYWQFKYYGHDDVKLLDGGREYWIENDYPTTDEEPNFSAVDYEASGPRESIRAYREDVENAIDRGLPLVDVRSPEEYSGEILAPPGLQETAQRGGHIPGAKNISWAAVTNDDGTFKTPEELEALYAEHGIDGEGTTVAYCRIGERSSVAWFALHELLGYEDTINYDGSWTEWGNLVGVPIEKGDGS